TGGTTTGGCTTGGTTGGCGATTATTGCGGCAGAAATCGTTATGTCTGGGATTGTGGGAATTGGCTTTTTTATCTGGGATGCTTATCAAAATAACAACGTTAGTGAAGTTATTTTAGCTCTAGTTTATATCGGTGTTGTTGGTCTAATTTTAGATAAACTCATGGTGGCACTACAAAACTGGATTTTACCAGAACAAAAATAGTTAGTAGTCATTGGTCATTAGCTAATAGCAAAAAAATGACCAATCACCCATTACCAACTGACAACTGACCACTGACAACTGACAACTGACCACTGACAACTGACCAATTACCAATTACCAAATAATATGTCTGTATTTGTTGCTGTTGATCAAATTGATAAAATTTTTGAATTAACCGGTGGCGGTCAATATATCGCTCTTAAAAATATTAATTTAGAAATCAAAAAGGGTGAATTTGTTTCTCTGATTGGTCACTCTGGCTGTGGTAAATCAACTCTTTTAAATATGATTGCTGGGTTAGATTTACCCACAGAAGGTTTAGTAACTCTGGAAGGACAAAGAATTAAAAAACCAGGTCCAGATAGAATGGTAGTATTTCAAAACTATTCGCTTTTACCTTGGCGAACTGTCAGAGAAAATATTGCTTTAGCAGTAGATTCAGTATTCAATGGAATGCCCGCAGCCGAACGCAAAGAAATCATCGAACGGCATATAGATATGGTGGGTTTGCGTCCCCATGCTGATAAACAACCAGGGATGTTATCTGGTGGACAAAAACAACGGGTAGCGATCGCTCGCGCCTTGGCAATTCGTCCTAAACTATTACTATTAGATGAACCCTTCGGTGCATTAGATGCCCTAACTCGCGGTAATTTGCAAGAACAATTGATGAAAATTTGCGAAGAAAACCAAGTTACCGCAGTTATGGTGACACATGACGTAGACGAAGCCGTTTTGTTATCTGACAGAATTGTCATGTTAACCAATGGACCAGAATCGAAAATTGGTGACATTTTAGAAGTAGATATTCCTCGTCCTCGCAAACGCATGGAAGTAGTAAAACATCCCAGTTACTACACATTGCGGAGTGAAATGATTTACTTCCTCAACCAACAAAAACGCATCAAGAAAATTCGGGCGCGGAAAACTTCTGCAATTGTCCGACATGGGTTAGAAAAAGTTAATTTAGAAATTGGTTTCTTACCCATCACAGCTTGCGCCCCCCTCGCTATTGCTAAAGAAAAAGGCTTTTTCATTAAACATGGTTTAGATGAGGTTAATTTAGTCCGGGAAAGCAGTTGGCGAGGAATTGTAGACGGGATGACAGGGGGATATTTAGATGCGGCACAAATGCCCTCTGGGATGCCAATGTGGTTAA
The window above is part of the Dolichospermum sp. DET69 genome. Proteins encoded here:
- a CDS encoding ABC transporter substrate-binding protein; translation: MSVFVAVDQIDKIFELTGGGQYIALKNINLEIKKGEFVSLIGHSGCGKSTLLNMIAGLDLPTEGLVTLEGQRIKKPGPDRMVVFQNYSLLPWRTVRENIALAVDSVFNGMPAAERKEIIERHIDMVGLRPHADKQPGMLSGGQKQRVAIARALAIRPKLLLLDEPFGALDALTRGNLQEQLMKICEENQVTAVMVTHDVDEAVLLSDRIVMLTNGPESKIGDILEVDIPRPRKRMEVVKHPSYYTLRSEMIYFLNQQKRIKKIRARKTSAIVRHGLEKVNLEIGFLPITACAPLAIAKEKGFFIKHGLDEVNLVRESSWRGIVDGMTGGYLDAAQMPSGMPMWLSLGGNKNEPLPVVTALTMTRNGNAITLAKRFYDEGVHSLSDFKKYLLKTREQTHRMGVVHPASMHNLLLRYWLAAGGIDPDSDVAMKNIPPAQMVVDLKGGTIDGYSVGEPWNYRAAVEGSGFTIATDLEVWLGHPGKVLGVREDWAEAYPNTHIALTKALLEACQYCADPANAQEVRQILASRDYVSTDIEYIQLENPNSDTCDLDHPMREYAHHQFYSESAINRPSRTEQIWIMTQLARWGDTPFPRNWVEIVERVCRVRVFSTAARELGLDISYTRQPIQLFDGKPFNADDPISYLNDLEIKRDFSIAEVVLDAPRRTAA